The genomic interval GAGAAAATAGAGAAGAGATTAGACAGAATAGTAAATAGACATCAAAACATGACTCGACATAATTATAAAAACTTAAAAATATGGCAATTGGGAATCCAAATTGCAAATGATATTTCGGATGTATTATTAGAATTTCCAGTTCATGAAAGATATGATTTGAGTTCCCAAATTAGCCGTTGTTCAGTTTCTGTACCGAGTAATATTGCAGAAGGTTCTTCTAGAACTGACAAATCATTTAGTCACTTTATTGACATTTCTCTTGGTTCTTCTTTTGAATTAAACACACAACTTATCATAGCTAAGTATAGACAATATATTAACGAAATAACCTTTAACCATTTAGAAACTAAAATAGAAGAATTCCAAAGAATGACCATGTCATTTCAAAATAACCTCAAGTAGGCTCTATTTTCTATTCTCTTTATTCTATTTTCTTTAATAAAAAATTACCCAATGAGCGACATAACCAGAGGAGGACAATTTATTGTAAAAGAAACCAAGTGTGAATCTATTTTTACACCCGAAGATTTTAATGAAGAGCAAATTATGATGCGGGACACCGTAAAAGAGTTTGTTGACAAAGAACTATGGGCACACAAAGCCCGTTTTGAACAAAAAGATTACGCCTATACCGAAGAATGTATGAAAAAAGCGGGAGACTTAGGTTTCTTGAGTATTTCGGTGCCTGAAGCCTATGGTGGAATGGGAATGTCATTTGTGAATACCGTTTTGGTATGTGATTATATTTCTGGAGCAACAGGTTCGTTTTCTACTGCTTTTGGAGCACATACAGGAATTGGAACGATGCCAATCACCCTTTACGGAACCGAAGAACAAAAGCAAAAATACGTTCCTAAACTAGCTACTGGAGAATGGTTTGGCGCTTACTGCTTAACTGAACCAGGCGCAGGATCGGATGCAAATTCAGGAAAAACAAAGGCTGTTCTTTCTGAGGACGGTACCCATTATAAAATCACAGGACAAAAAATGTGGATTTCCAATGCGGGATTCTGTAGCTTGTTTATTCTTTTTGCTCGAATAGGAGATGATAAAAACATTACTGGTTTTATTGTCGAAAATGATGCATCCAATGGTATTACGATGAATGAAGAAGAACATAAATTGGGAATTCGTGCCTCTTCTACTCGACAAGTTTTCTTTAATGAAACAGTAGTACCTGTGGGAAATATGTTATCTGAAAGAGGAAACGGTTTTAAAATTGCCATGAATGCACTGAATGTAGGACGTATCAAACTGGCTGCCGCTTGCTTGGATGCGCAACGAAGAGTGATTTCGGGTTCTGTAAAATATTCAAATGAAAGAGAACAGTTTAATACTCCTATTTCTAAGTTTGGGGCTATTCGATATAAACTAGCCGAAATTGCAACCTCTTGTTATGCGGGAGAAAGTGCCACTTATAGAGCTGCCAAAGACATTGAAGATCGTATTGCTGCTCGTGAAGCCGAAGGTATATCGCATCAAGAAGCCGAATTGAAAGGGGTTGAGGAATATGCAATTGAATGTTCCATCTTGAAAGTAGCCGTTTCTGAAGACATTCAAAATTGTGCTGATGAGGGAATCCAAATCTTTGGTGGA from Flavobacterium ovatum carries:
- a CDS encoding acyl-CoA dehydrogenase family protein, whose translation is MSDITRGGQFIVKETKCESIFTPEDFNEEQIMMRDTVKEFVDKELWAHKARFEQKDYAYTEECMKKAGDLGFLSISVPEAYGGMGMSFVNTVLVCDYISGATGSFSTAFGAHTGIGTMPITLYGTEEQKQKYVPKLATGEWFGAYCLTEPGAGSDANSGKTKAVLSEDGTHYKITGQKMWISNAGFCSLFILFARIGDDKNITGFIVENDASNGITMNEEEHKLGIRASSTRQVFFNETVVPVGNMLSERGNGFKIAMNALNVGRIKLAAACLDAQRRVISGSVKYSNEREQFNTPISKFGAIRYKLAEIATSCYAGESATYRAAKDIEDRIAAREAEGISHQEAELKGVEEYAIECSILKVAVSEDIQNCADEGIQIFGGMGFSEDTPMESAWRDARIARIYEGTNEINRMLSVGMLIKKAMKGHVDLLGPATKVGEELLGIPSFDAPDYSELFSEEKEMIAKLKKVFLMVAGSAVQKYGPDLDSHQQLLMAAADILIEVYMAESTILRTEKMAKKEGNDKVKEQIAMAQLYLYKAVDIIAQRGKESIISFAEGDEQRMMLMGLKRFTKYTNMPNIVALRHTIASKLIDENQYCF
- a CDS encoding four helix bundle protein produces the protein MTRHNYKNLKIWQLGIQIANDISDVLLEFPVHERYDLSSQISRCSVSVPSNIAEGSSRTDKSFSHFIDISLGSSFELNTQLIIAKYRQYINEITFNHLETKIEEFQRMTMSFQNNLK